Proteins from a single region of Candidatus Cloacimonadota bacterium:
- the dnaN gene encoding DNA polymerase III subunit beta produces the protein MKFNVHRNQILQKVQFINSIVPVRNPLQILTNILLEANGEKGSIRLASTDLEVSAVTEIECNVLESGKIAIPAKNFTDIIRALPDDDIQCELDNKMLNIKCQNSEFSLIFADPEDFPEIPDREWENSFTMDAGLFSRLVEKTSFAVSEHIGRPAFSGILWELDAKKQKMVATDGKRLGKFETALNLDTDKIDIIMPIKGVNLVRRIIHADQPKIKILPEESAISFEYDSYKIYSRLIEANYPDYEAVIPYDNSKIIEIEVEPLIKAIQRVSLLASEDNFKVVFNFTKNQLKIHSEDIDKGSAEEVLEIGSDFEKFQIGFNYKYLIEILQLVDTKTVQIKFENSLDPCIFYNIEYPEDQKNLFLLMPLRLANE, from the coding sequence ATGAAGTTTAATGTTCATAGAAATCAAATTTTACAGAAAGTTCAGTTCATCAACAGCATTGTACCTGTAAGAAATCCGCTTCAGATACTTACCAATATTTTACTTGAAGCAAATGGTGAAAAGGGAAGCATACGTCTTGCATCAACTGATCTTGAGGTGTCAGCAGTAACGGAAATTGAATGCAATGTATTGGAATCAGGTAAGATAGCAATTCCAGCTAAGAATTTTACAGATATTATACGTGCACTTCCTGATGATGATATCCAATGTGAGCTGGATAATAAAATGCTCAATATTAAGTGTCAGAATAGTGAGTTCAGCTTGATCTTTGCAGATCCTGAAGATTTCCCGGAAATCCCGGACAGAGAATGGGAAAATAGTTTTACCATGGATGCAGGACTTTTCTCCAGACTCGTAGAAAAGACATCCTTTGCAGTATCCGAGCACATCGGCAGACCTGCATTTTCAGGTATCCTCTGGGAGCTTGATGCAAAGAAACAGAAGATGGTTGCCACAGATGGTAAACGGTTAGGTAAATTTGAAACAGCATTGAATCTTGATACGGATAAGATAGATATTATTATGCCCATAAAGGGAGTGAATCTTGTTCGCCGGATCATCCATGCTGACCAACCAAAGATCAAGATATTACCCGAAGAAAGTGCAATCAGCTTCGAATATGATTCCTATAAAATCTACTCCCGCTTGATCGAAGCGAATTATCCAGACTATGAAGCAGTCATTCCTTACGATAATTCCAAGATCATCGAAATAGAAGTGGAGCCCCTCATAAAAGCCATCCAGCGTGTATCCTTGCTCGCATCAGAAGATAATTTCAAGGTTGTGTTCAACTTTACAAAAAACCAGCTTAAGATTCATTCTGAAGATATCGACAAAGGATCGGCTGAAGAAGTTCTGGAAATTGGATCCGATTTTGAAAAATTCCAGATTGGCTTTAATTATAAATATTTGATTGAAATCCTTCAACTCGTGGACACAAAAACTGTTCAGATCAAATTTGAGAATTCACTCGATCCCTGCATTTTTTATAATATTGAATATCCTGAAGACCAGAAGAATCTCTTCCTGCTTATGCCTTTGCGGTTAGCGAACGAATAA
- a CDS encoding HU family DNA-binding protein, producing the protein MTVTYGEHIAKNVAEAHMTKQELIEKVAMDANISKKKAGDAVNSVFDSIKLGLEKGDKITMVGFGTFSVAKRAARTGLNPATGQKIQIPATKVPKFKAGKKLKEAVK; encoded by the coding sequence ATGACAGTAACTTATGGCGAGCATATAGCAAAAAATGTTGCGGAGGCACATATGACAAAACAAGAGTTAATTGAGAAAGTTGCTATGGATGCAAACATTTCTAAGAAGAAAGCAGGTGACGCTGTTAATTCTGTATTTGATAGCATCAAATTAGGACTTGAAAAGGGTGACAAGATCACCATGGTCGGATTTGGAACATTCAGTGTAGCTAAAAGAGCTGCACGCACCGGTCTTAACCCAGCAACCGGTCAAAAGATTCAAATCCCTGCTACTAAAGTTCCCAAATTTAAAGCGGGTAAAAAACTTAAAGAAGCAGTCAAATAA
- the lpxA gene encoding acyl-ACP--UDP-N-acetylglucosamine O-acyltransferase, translating to MSQIIHPTAIVDKKAQLGNDVEIGPFSIIGPKVILYDGVKVASNVVIDGRTLIGKGCRIFHSAVIGTEPQDLKYAGEDTAVEIGEYTTIREFATVNRSTNVDHPTKVGNNCLLMTYTHVAHDCQIGDRVILANSVNLAGHVLIEHNATIGGITPIHQFVHIGCYSFIGGFSRVGQDIAPYTRGASVPYKTVGLNSIGLMRNNFSAETRSTLKKLYKIFYNSNLNTTQALEKIRAEVEMITEVKHFIEFVENSERGVAK from the coding sequence ATGAGTCAAATAATACATCCAACAGCAATAGTTGATAAAAAAGCTCAACTCGGAAACGATGTTGAGATCGGACCTTTTTCAATTATCGGCCCCAAAGTCATTCTCTATGATGGGGTCAAAGTAGCATCGAACGTGGTAATAGATGGTCGTACTTTAATCGGAAAAGGGTGCAGAATTTTTCATTCTGCTGTCATCGGCACCGAACCTCAAGATCTGAAGTATGCAGGTGAAGACACAGCTGTAGAGATCGGTGAGTACACAACAATACGAGAATTTGCAACAGTGAACAGATCGACAAATGTTGATCATCCAACGAAAGTTGGGAATAACTGCCTTCTTATGACCTATACCCATGTTGCCCATGATTGTCAGATTGGTGATCGGGTGATCCTTGCAAATAGCGTTAATCTTGCAGGGCATGTTCTTATTGAACATAATGCAACGATCGGTGGTATTACACCTATCCATCAATTTGTGCATATTGGCTGTTATTCCTTTATTGGAGGGTTTTCGCGCGTAGGTCAGGATATTGCTCCATACACGCGCGGAGCAAGTGTCCCTTACAAAACAGTTGGTTTGAATTCTATCGGACTGATGCGAAATAATTTCTCTGCTGAGACAAGATCAACGCTTAAGAAATTGTATAAAATTTTCTATAACTCAAATTTGAACACTACCCAAGCTTTGGAAAAAATCAGAGCAGAAGTTGAAATGATCACTGAGGTAAAGCATTTCATTGAATTTGTCGAAAATTCTGAACGGGGAGTTGCCAAGTAG
- a CDS encoding bifunctional UDP-3-O-[3-hydroxymyristoyl] N-acetylglucosamine deacetylase/3-hydroxyacyl-ACP dehydratase → MYIHENQQTINGSISYTGIGLHTGTISTITFKPAPENTGIIFRRTDLPGNPEIPADMQHVQSLDRGTNIGIKEATVATIEHVLSAIKGLEIDNIIVEVDGEEIPVADGSAIEFVKALKKCGIVEQNAERKYLEIKKPLSFSVPERNVDVVVVPSESLKITFFIDFDHPNLKPQYTSMVSLKDEYEKGFASARTFCFINDIKQLRAAGLIKGGSLNNALVIGDESLSKKDLEELQVLFNMKDEIKLNEYKLLNATPLRYYNEFVRHKVVDLIGDLALLGISVKGHILAARSGHKTNIELIKKIKQQYENEILQAKYQKKEVKGVVFDNEAIQRILPHRYPFLLVDKIVEYNPGDSIVGIKNVTTNEPFFQGHFPGHPVMPGVLIVEAMVQTGGILVLNECPDPRDFVAYFLAIDKVKFRKLVLPGDRLEFHMRLVRSRFGVHLIEGKAYVDGQLVCEGELKAKLIKNNESNNTSNSNS, encoded by the coding sequence ATGTATATACATGAAAATCAACAGACGATCAATGGTTCAATAAGTTATACGGGCATTGGACTTCATACCGGCACGATCAGCACGATCACGTTCAAACCTGCCCCGGAAAATACAGGGATCATCTTTCGAAGAACTGATCTTCCCGGAAATCCTGAAATTCCTGCTGATATGCAGCATGTCCAAAGCCTGGACAGAGGAACGAATATCGGCATCAAAGAGGCGACTGTCGCAACGATCGAGCATGTACTTTCAGCGATAAAAGGTCTTGAAATTGATAATATTATTGTTGAGGTTGATGGAGAAGAAATACCCGTTGCTGATGGAAGTGCGATTGAATTTGTCAAAGCATTGAAAAAATGCGGCATCGTCGAACAAAATGCAGAACGTAAATATCTTGAAATTAAAAAACCCTTATCCTTTTCTGTTCCGGAAAGAAATGTCGATGTCGTTGTAGTTCCCTCCGAGTCTTTGAAGATAACCTTCTTTATAGATTTCGATCATCCGAACCTGAAACCTCAATATACTTCAATGGTATCTCTCAAAGATGAATATGAAAAAGGATTTGCATCCGCACGCACATTCTGCTTTATAAATGACATCAAACAGCTTCGTGCAGCCGGACTCATCAAAGGCGGTAGTCTGAACAATGCGCTTGTGATCGGTGATGAAAGTCTTTCAAAGAAAGATCTGGAAGAATTGCAGGTGCTGTTCAATATGAAAGATGAGATCAAGCTGAATGAGTATAAATTGCTTAATGCAACTCCCTTGCGCTATTATAATGAATTTGTGAGGCATAAAGTCGTCGATCTGATCGGTGATCTTGCGCTTCTGGGTATATCGGTCAAAGGTCATATTCTTGCAGCACGTTCAGGGCACAAAACGAACATCGAGCTGATTAAGAAGATAAAGCAGCAATATGAAAATGAGATATTGCAAGCAAAATATCAGAAGAAAGAAGTAAAAGGTGTTGTATTTGACAATGAAGCTATTCAGAGAATTCTTCCTCATCGATATCCATTCCTTCTTGTTGATAAGATCGTAGAGTACAATCCGGGTGATTCAATCGTCGGGATAAAGAATGTAACAACAAATGAACCCTTTTTCCAGGGACATTTCCCCGGCCATCCCGTTATGCCCGGTGTGCTCATTGTTGAAGCGATGGTTCAAACAGGAGGTATTCTCGTTCTTAACGAATGTCCCGATCCACGCGATTTTGTGGCATATTTTCTAGCAATCGATAAGGTGAAGTTTAGGAAACTCGTCCTTCCCGGAGATAGATTGGAATTCCATATGCGACTTGTTCGGTCACGTTTTGGTGTACATCTTATAGAAGGTAAAGCATATGTTGATGGTCAGTTAGTATGCGAAGGCGAACTTAAAGCAAAATTAATCAAGAACAATGAGTCAAATAATACATCCAACAGCAATAGTTGA
- the hflX gene encoding GTPase HflX, protein MRFSIHTIEQKKDKAILVGLQTEDKSSYDVEESLQELAHLARTANVSVISQETQIRPKPHPAYYIGSGKATQIGKRAKQEDANIIIFDDNLTPSQDRNLSKVTKKRIIDRSQLILDIFAQHAQTRQSKLQVELAQLQYNLSHLKGQWTHLSRIEGGIGFRGPGEKQLEIDRRRINDRIAHLKAKLIGIEKITETKRKNRKDVFSVSLVGYTNAGKSTVLNRLTSSHLYTADQLFATLETTTRAKKLQTNEQVVISDTIGFIRKIPPYLIASFHATLQEVVYADLLLHIIDISHPKLYEYMETVFHTLKEINADQNNMIIIFNKIDLLPQQQYLFIKKTLRLEYPDALFISARTGENFKEIEQTISRVLAHSKKEIVLKIPNTDQKFISFLFDNAEILEKRYNNDSVRLRISIPHDIYTKKFSMLRKYVIKNKRMAKRK, encoded by the coding sequence TTGAGGTTCTCTATTCACACGATTGAGCAGAAAAAGGATAAAGCAATCTTAGTAGGATTGCAAACAGAAGACAAATCGTCCTATGATGTGGAAGAATCCCTTCAGGAGCTTGCACATCTCGCGCGTACAGCAAATGTTTCAGTCATATCACAAGAGACACAGATACGCCCGAAACCACATCCTGCTTACTATATCGGATCGGGAAAAGCCACCCAGATAGGAAAACGTGCAAAGCAGGAAGATGCAAACATCATTATTTTTGATGACAACCTTACACCATCACAGGACAGGAATCTCTCAAAAGTAACTAAGAAAAGGATCATCGACCGATCTCAACTCATCCTCGACATCTTTGCTCAACATGCCCAGACCAGGCAGAGTAAGCTGCAAGTTGAACTCGCTCAATTACAATATAATCTTTCTCACCTTAAAGGACAATGGACACACCTATCACGTATTGAAGGTGGCATAGGCTTTCGTGGACCGGGTGAGAAGCAGCTTGAGATAGACCGCAGGCGAATCAATGATAGAATTGCACATCTCAAAGCAAAACTGATCGGAATCGAAAAGATCACTGAGACAAAGAGGAAAAACCGAAAAGATGTGTTCTCAGTAAGTCTGGTTGGCTATACAAATGCCGGTAAAAGTACGGTTTTAAATAGACTTACCTCTTCGCATCTCTATACTGCAGACCAGCTTTTTGCAACTCTGGAAACAACAACCCGGGCAAAAAAACTCCAAACAAATGAACAGGTTGTCATCTCAGACACGATCGGTTTCATAAGAAAGATCCCTCCCTATCTTATTGCTTCATTTCATGCAACGCTTCAGGAAGTAGTCTATGCTGACCTCCTTCTCCACATTATAGACATCTCACATCCAAAATTATATGAATACATGGAAACGGTCTTTCATACACTTAAAGAAATCAATGCAGATCAAAATAATATGATCATAATCTTCAATAAGATCGACCTTCTTCCACAGCAACAATATTTGTTTATTAAAAAGACACTCCGACTCGAATATCCGGATGCGCTCTTCATTTCTGCTCGAACCGGTGAAAATTTCAAAGAAATCGAACAGACTATCTCAAGGGTTCTGGCACATAGCAAGAAAGAAATTGTACTCAAAATTCCAAACACTGATCAAAAATTCATCTCGTTTCTGTTTGATAATGCTGAAATACTGGAAAAACGTTATAATAATGACTCTGTTCGATTGCGTATCAGCATTCCTCATGACATTTACACAAAAAAATTTTCCATGCTTAGAAAATATGTAATTAAGAATAAACGGATGGCGAAGAGGAAATGA